The nucleotide window ATTTCTTTATTAATCCGTTCGATGCTAGCTTGATTCTTTTTAATAGCATTGCGATCGCCTTTCTTTTCTAGCTCTTTTTGTTCTACTAATAACTGTTGTAAAACTTGATTTTGAGAGGCAAACTTGCTTTCTGTACCAGGTTTTTGCACTCTAAATTCTACAATTGCTTTAGATTCTGGAGTGACTGTTTGATCGTTTGGAGTAACTCTATTTGCTGGTAAAGTTTGAGCAGGAGTACAAGCAGAAAGTCCCAAAACTATAGCCAAAGATACCATGAATAAATTATGTTTGCGATGGCGTAACATGATATAAACCTCTCCGTGCTCTTTGTGCCTTTGTGGTTATAAAACTAGTACAGTCTATTTCCGGCAAATTCCGCAGATCTACACGGCTAAGGGAATTTAGAGTAACTCGCGATATTGAGGATCGTCTTGGAGAGTTTTCAAAACTTGTTTGATTTCCTGAGTTCGATCTTTTTTGACAATTAGGGTAACATGGCGATCGCGAACTACGATAACATCTTCTAAACCGATAGTCACAATTACATCTTGGTCATCGCTGGCGTAGAGAATTGCTCCTGTAGTATCTAAATTTACGTGTTGAGCTAGTTCTACATTAACAGTTTCTCCCTGAAACAGCCTTTCTAAAGCATTCCAATCTCCCAAGTCATCCCAACCGAAATTAGCGGGAAGAACATAAGCTAGTTGAGTTTTTTCCATTAAGGCATAATCGATGCTCTTTTTGGCTAAACTGGGATAAGCAGCAACCCCTTGCGCTTGTAGAGGTTGGAGAATTTCAGAGGCGTGGATGGCTAGTTCTTCTAATACCACTTGGGTTCTAAAGATGAACATCCCGCTATTCCAGGTATAGGGACAATTCCCATCGACGGTTTTAGTCTCTAAAAACTCAGTAGCGGTGTCTCGATCTGGTTTTTCGCGGAAACGTTCGACTTTGTAAATAGGTAAGTTATTCCCAGATGTAGCTACAGCTTCTCCTTGCTGGATATAGCCATATCCCACGGCAGGATATCCAGGTGCAATCCCTAGGGTAACAATCGCTGCGTGAGTAGCTGCAAATTCACTAGCAGCTTGCAGGGTTTGCTGGAATCCGGTTTCATCTCCAATCCAATGATCTGCGGGGAAAAACCCAATTACAGCCTCTTCAC belongs to Merismopedia glauca CCAP 1448/3 and includes:
- a CDS encoding mannose-1-phosphate guanylyltransferase; translated protein: MNQPFVPVILAGGKGERFWPLSRKDKPKQFLCLDGSGKSLLQATAERLLPLCNGWSGVWVVTSVQLAAQVKNQLPQLPESNLLLEPEGKDTAPAVTWATIEIAKRYGEEAVIGFFPADHWIGDETGFQQTLQAASEFAATHAAIVTLGIAPGYPAVGYGYIQQGEAVATSGNNLPIYKVERFREKPDRDTATEFLETKTVDGNCPYTWNSGMFIFRTQVVLEELAIHASEILQPLQAQGVAAYPSLAKKSIDYALMEKTQLAYVLPANFGWDDLGDWNALERLFQGETVNVELAQHVNLDTTGAILYASDDQDVIVTIGLEDVIVVRDRHVTLIVKKDRTQEIKQVLKTLQDDPQYRELL